GCTATCAATACCAGCGGCGCAAGAAGGTTCCCTGGGAGGAAATTTCCCCGGCATTGCTCGCCTCCTGCGGCGGCTCGTTCCTAGGCGCGCGCCTGGCCGCCTTCATGGACCCGCGTTGGCTCAAGTTCCTTCTTTTGGCGGCCATGCCTCCCATGCTTTACTTCCTCTATTTCAAACCTCACTTCGGACACCACGACGAAAGCGAGGCTTTGCCCAAGAAAGAAAGGCGGCGGATATTGCTTCTGATCGCCGCGAGCCTCGGAGCCTACGACGGTTTTTTCGGCCCGGGCACGGGCACCTTCCTGGCCTTGGCCTTAAGCCGCTTCTGCCGCTACGATCTCCTGGGCTCGACCGCCCGCGCCAAAATCCTCAACCTGGCGTCGAATCTCTCCGCACTGGCCGCGTTTCTCTGGGCCGGCAAGGCGCACATTGCCTTGGGCCTCTCCATGGGAGTCCTGAGCCTGGCCGGGCATTGGACGGGCTCCCATTGGGGGTTCAAGAAAGGGGCCTCCGTGATACGGCCGGCCTTGCTTTGGGTTTGCGGGGGGCTGTTCCTGAAGCTCCTACTGGCCTAATGCTGCGATTCCAGGTCCTGGTCCGGCTTGTCATCGGGATGGAAGGGAATGTAGAGGCTCGCGTCGTATATCCTGTCCTTTTTTGAATGGAGCCGCAGGCGAGGCGCGGGATTCCGCCTGTAGCCTGGCTCCAGTTGGACGCCGAAAGCGGGAACCGAAAACTTGTCGCGGAACAAAAAGGGCTGGTTTCCCCTTCTCGCGTGCCACCCCCCGAAAAAGGCCGCCACCTTGATCTTTGGATCGTTGGGACGGCTTAGGAATATTCCCATGATCCTCTTGACCATCCCATTATCCCGCTCCTCCATCAAATACTCGTCCCCGGTCAGTCGAGTCAAATCGTCCATCTCCTTCTTGGCCATGTCCACGGTCAGCACTTCGATGCCTTGATCCATGGCCGCCCTCATGAGGTGCAGCTTGGACCAAATCACCTGGGGCAACCATCTTTGCTCAAGATAACTGCCGGGGGAGGTCAAATACCAACCGAGCTCATGAAGACCGCGAAGATTGTTTCGCTCCCGATACTCGTCCAGGAATTTTTGAAAAGTGTACGGATACTCAAACACCAGATGAGTCACCCCCGATTTCTTCATCAAGCCGAGAATGCTCTCCAGGTAGAGATGGCTGGTCATGTGTGTGTGGTCGAAGCCAAAGAGGATAACCGGGTAGTTTCGGAATATCGCCTCCAAGGCGGGCGCGGCGGGCAGGAGAGGGTCGGACTTGCGAAAAGCCTTGGTCGTTTCTCGTATCGCTGGGACCTCGCCCTGCATGCGCAAATCCGCCAGATCCCAGTCTTGAGGCCGAGGCTCGGCCGAGGCCGGGGAGAGCTCCAAAATCAAGAAAAGGAACGCCGACAGAGCCCTTCCAGTCGCGGTCATCCTGGAGATTATGCCTTTCAGGCAGCGCGAGGAACAGAGGCGGAAGGCCCAGAGTCAGCCGGGCCGAAAGGCCCAATCGATAAAAGCCCGTATTCATTTGACGCGGCCGTGCCGGGTTGGGTATAATACCTACCCGTTTCGCGGCGGGAGGGTATTTTTTATAAAAAGGAGCACCGTTCCATAAACAGGCCGAGCAAGGAAAGAGACAACACCCGCATCAACGCGCGCATCAACGCTCATCAGGTCCGCGTGATCGACTCGGATGGAACTCAACTCGGAGTCAAGCCCATGGCGGAAGCCATGGCCCTGGCCCGCACCCGCGGCCTCGATCTCATAGAGATCGCGCCGCAGGCCAATCCCCCGGTTTGCAAGATCCTTGATTACTCGAAATTCCGCTATGAGCAGGAGAAAAAGGTCAGGGAGTCCCGCAAAAAGCAGAAGGCGGGGCTCTTAAAGGAAGTCCGGTTCAAGCCGCATATCGGAGCCCATGACCTGGAGGTCAAGATCAAGCATATCTCCGAATTCATATCCCAGCACGACAAGGTGCGCATCATCGTTTTCTTCCGCGGCCGGGAAATGCAGCACACGGATCTGGGAATGAAGCTCTTATCCACGATTCAAGAACGGCTGCAGGCCGTGGCCTCGGTCGAGCAGGCCCCGATTCCGGACAGGAACCGGCTGATCATGACTCTGATCCCTAAACATTAAAACTATGCCAAAAATAAAATCGCACAGCGGCGCAAAGAAACGGTTTCACAAGACGGCCGGAGGCAAGTGGCGGCACCAGAAGGCGGGCCGGCGCCATCTACTGGCTCCCATGAGTTCGGCCCATAGGCATGAGCTCAGGAGAAAGGCCAGCCTCCCCAAAACAGAGGGAAAAATCCTTTCCACTTACCTGCCTTACGTCTAGGCCGACCGAGAGAGTGTTATGAGAATCAAGTCAGGCGTCACGACGCGCCAGCATAAGAAGAAGAAGTTCAAGCTCGCCAAGGGGTTTTACTCGGACAAGCGCACGCGCTGGCGGCAGGTTCTCCAGCAGGTCCAGAAGTCCCTGGCCACGGCCTACGTGGGCCGCAAGGACCGCAAGGGCGAGTTCCGCTCCCTCTGGATCGAGCGCATCAACGCCGCCTGCAGGCAGAACGACACCAGCTACAGCCGCTTCATGGCGGGCCTCAAAAAAGCGGGCGTCAACCTGAACCGCAAGATGCTCTCCGAAATCGCGGTTAGAGACGCCTTCTCCTTCAAGAAGCTCGTAGCCATCTCGCGCGGCTCCGCCTAAAACGCCGCCGCCGATATTATGGCGCAGGCCACGCGCAAACGCTGGACCACCGCCTACCAAAGCCTGGAAGACGCCTTAAAGTCCTGCGACCCCGGCTCCGCTTCCAATCTGGCGGAGCTTGAAGAGTTTCGCTTGCGCTTTCTCGGGCGCAAGGGAGATTTGACCGAGCTTCTCAAAGGCCTCAAGGAGCTCTCCCTCAATGAGCGCCGCGAGTTGGGCCCACGCGCCCAGGCCCTCAAGGTCTCCCTTGAGAAACGCATCGAGGCTCGAAGGAACGCCCTCGAGGCCACCCAGGACGAGGCGGCCTTGGCCGAGGGGGCCATCGACCTGACGTTGCCCGGCCTGCGCCCGCCGCGCGGGCGCCTGCACCCGCTTTCGCTCACCATGCGGGAAATGACCAAGATCTTGAGCCTGATGGGCTTCTCCTGGGCCGAGGGTCCGCAGGTCGAGTCCGACTACTACAATTTCACGGCCCTGAACATTCCGGAGCATCACCCGGCCCGGGACATGCACGACACCTTCTATCTGGAGGGCCTGCCCCTTCTCATGCGCACCCACACCTCCCCGGTCCAGATCCGGGCCATGGAGTCGGCTCGACCTCCCCTGCGCCTGATCTCGCCGGGACGGGTCTTCCGGCACGAGGCCGTGGACGCCACCCACTCGGCCGTTTTCCACCAGATCGAGGGCCTCGCGGTGGACAAGGGCGTCAGCTTCGCCGATCTCAAGGGGACTCTCCAGGTTTTCATGCAGAAGCTGCTCGGGCCCGGCACGCGGCTCAGGTTCAAGCCCTCTTATTTCCCCTTCACGGAGCCTTCCGCCCAGGTGGACGTGCAGTGCTTCTTCTGCGGGGGCTCAGGCTGTGCCGTCTGCAAGCGCACGGGCTGGATCGAGATGCTGGGCGCCGGGCTCGTGCATCCCAATGTTTTGAAGACCGCAAGTTACGATCCGGAAATCTGGTCGGGCTTCGCCTTCGGCATCGGGGTCGAGCGCGTCGCGATGTTGCGCCTCGGGGTCAAGGACATCCGGGCCTTTTACGAGAACGACGTTCGCTTTCTCGGGCAATTCGACGACTGATGAAGATCTCCTACGCCTGGCTCAAGGAGCACCTCCCCCTGGCCCTCCGCGCCGAGGAGCTGGCGCGCCACCTGGAGCAGCTCGGCATCGAGGTCTCGGGCTTGGAGCGCCGGGGGCCGGGATTTTCGGGCGTGGTTTCGGCGGAGATCCTATCCATCGAGAAGCACCCCAACGCCGACCGCCTTTGCCTCTGCGCGCTCCACGACGGGACGGAAAAGCTCTCCGTGGTCTGCGGGGCCAAGAACATCGCGGTCGGGCAGAAAGTCCCCCTGGCCAGGATCGGGGCCGTGCTCCCGGGAGGGCGCGAAATCGTCCGCGCCAAGATCCGCGGGGTCGAGTCCCAGGGCATGATATGCTCGAGCGCGGAGCTCGGCCTAGGCGAGGACAAGAACGGCATCCTGGTCCTGGATCCCGAAACGCTCCCCGGCCAGGATATGGCGCGACTCCTGGGCCCGGCCGATGATGTCTTCGATTTGGAACTCACCCCCAACCGCCCCGACTGTCTGTCCCACCTCGGGATGGCCCGGGAGCTCGCGGCCTACTTCAAGACGCCGCTCAAGAAGAGAGCTTTGGAAATCAGCCTTGAAAGGCTCTCCCCCGAGGCTTCTCCCGTCGCCGCGATTCCCTTCTCAATCGAGGACGAGCGGGCCTGCCCGCGCTACCGGGGCCAGGTCTTCGCCGGGCTCCAAATCGGCCCGAGCCCGGGGTGGCTTGCCGTGCGGCTCGAATCGGTGGGGCTGCGCCCGGTCAACAACTTGGTCGACATCACCAACTACATGCTCCTCGACATGGGCCAGCCTCTGCACGCCTTCGACTTGGACAAACTCGAGGGCGGCCAAATCCGGGTACGCTGCGCCAAGCCGGGCGAGACCATCCTCGCCTTGGACGGCAAGGAATACGCCCTCTCGGCGCAATGCCTGGTCGTGGCCGACGCCCGCAAGCCCGTGGCCGTGGCCGGGG
The window above is part of the Elusimicrobiota bacterium genome. Proteins encoded here:
- a CDS encoding TSUP family transporter — its product is MLPALHWPEFSLLGLLVFFAGIVDSLAGGGGLITLPAYLSAGLSPDLILGTNKLSSSIGTVASSYQYQRRKKVPWEEISPALLASCGGSFLGARLAAFMDPRWLKFLLLAAMPPMLYFLYFKPHFGHHDESEALPKKERRRILLLIAASLGAYDGFFGPGTGTFLALALSRFCRYDLLGSTARAKILNLASNLSALAAFLWAGKAHIALGLSMGVLSLAGHWTGSHWGFKKGASVIRPALLWVCGGLFLKLLLA
- the rpmI gene encoding 50S ribosomal protein L35 translates to MPKIKSHSGAKKRFHKTAGGKWRHQKAGRRHLLAPMSSAHRHELRRKASLPKTEGKILSTYLPYV
- the rplT gene encoding 50S ribosomal protein L20, translated to MRIKSGVTTRQHKKKKFKLAKGFYSDKRTRWRQVLQQVQKSLATAYVGRKDRKGEFRSLWIERINAACRQNDTSYSRFMAGLKKAGVNLNRKMLSEIAVRDAFSFKKLVAISRGSA
- the pheS gene encoding phenylalanine--tRNA ligase subunit alpha yields the protein MAQATRKRWTTAYQSLEDALKSCDPGSASNLAELEEFRLRFLGRKGDLTELLKGLKELSLNERRELGPRAQALKVSLEKRIEARRNALEATQDEAALAEGAIDLTLPGLRPPRGRLHPLSLTMREMTKILSLMGFSWAEGPQVESDYYNFTALNIPEHHPARDMHDTFYLEGLPLLMRTHTSPVQIRAMESARPPLRLISPGRVFRHEAVDATHSAVFHQIEGLAVDKGVSFADLKGTLQVFMQKLLGPGTRLRFKPSYFPFTEPSAQVDVQCFFCGGSGCAVCKRTGWIEMLGAGLVHPNVLKTASYDPEIWSGFAFGIGVERVAMLRLGVKDIRAFYENDVRFLGQFDD
- a CDS encoding translation initiation factor IF-3 yields the protein MNRPSKERDNTRINARINAHQVRVIDSDGTQLGVKPMAEAMALARTRGLDLIEIAPQANPPVCKILDYSKFRYEQEKKVRESRKKQKAGLLKEVRFKPHIGAHDLEVKIKHISEFISQHDKVRIIVFFRGREMQHTDLGMKLLSTIQERLQAVASVEQAPIPDRNRLIMTLIPKH